A stretch of DNA from Micromonospora sp. WMMD1155:
AACGCCGGCCTCGCCGGCCGGCTGGGCCGGGCGGCGGCGTTCTCGCTGCTCGCCGGCACCGTGGGAGGCGCTGCCGTCCTGGCCGGCGAGGCGTTCGTCGCCCGACACCGGCGCTACGCCGAGCCGGAGTTGGGGCTGGCCCTGCGGGCCACGATCGGCCGGGCCGAGGCTCCGCCGCTGCGGCTGGTGCTTCTCGGTGACTCGTCGGCCCTGGGCGTCGGTGTCGACCGTCTTGAGGACACCATCGGCGGGCAGTTGGCACACCTGCTCGCCGAGGGCCCGACCGGCCGTCGGGTGCACCTGTCCAGCGTCGGCGTCTCCGGGTCCCGTTCGACGGACCTGGCCACCCAGGTGGCCCGGTCCCTGCTCGGGGAGCGGCCCGACGTGGCGCTGATCCTTATCGGCGCCAACGACGCCACCGGGCTGCGCCGCCCCTCCGACGCGGCGGCCTACCTGGCCGCGGCCGTGCACCGGCTGCGGGAGGCACGGGTCGAGGTGGTCGTCGGGACCTGCCCCGACCTCGGCGCGGTGCGGGCCATCGCCCCTCCGCTACGCCAGGTGGTCGGCTGGTCCGGGCGGCGGATGGCCCGCGCGCAGACCACTGCCGTGCTCGACGCCGGTGGCTCGGTGGTCGACCTGGCCGCCGAGACCGGGCCGGTGTTCCGGGCCGACGCGGGCACGCTCTGCCACGACGGCTTCCACCCCTCCGCCGACGGCTACCGGGTCTGGGCGCACGCGCTGCTGCCCGCCGTCGCCGCCGCCGCGACGGTCGCCACCCGGCGCTAGATCAGTCCGGCGGGGGGTGACATTTCCCGCCGCGCCTGCTCCTTCCGCGCCTTGTTACTGGCGGGTTAACGTTGGTCCATGCCGATTGAGTCGTCCCGCGACGCCGTCATCGTCGCCACCGCCCGCTCCCCCATCGGCCGGGCGCACAAGGGGTCCCTGCGCGACGTCCGCTCCGACGACCTCGCCGCGACGATCGTCCAGGCGGCCCTGGACAAGATCCCCGCGCTCGACCCGACCACGATCGACGACCTCTACCTCGGGTGCGGCCTGCCCGGCGGTGAGCAGGGCTTCAACATGGCGCGGGTGGTGTCCACGCTGCTCGGTCTGGACACGGTGCCCGGCGCCACGCTGACCCGCTACTGCGCCTCGTCGTTGCAGACCACCCGGATGGCGATGCACGCGATCCGGGCCGGTGAGGGTGACGTCTTCGTCTCCGCCGGTGTGGAGATGGTGTCCCGCTACGCCCGGGGCAGCTCCGACGGACTGCCCCCGGAGGCACAGGCCCTGGTCGGCGGCGGCTGGGAGAACCCTCGCTTCGGCGCGGCCGGCGAACGCTCCAAGCAACGCGCGCAGGGCGGCGCCGAGGTGTGGACCGACCCGCGCGAGACGGGCGACCTGCCCGACATCTACCTGACCATGGGGCAGACCGCGGAGAACCTGGCCCAGGTGTACGACGTCACCCGCCCCGACATGGACGAGTTCGGCGTACGCAGTCAGAACCTCGCCGAGAAGGCGATCGCCGACGGTTTCTGGGCCCGGGAGATCACCCCGGTCACCACGCCGGACGGCACAGTGGTGAGCACCGACGACGGC
This window harbors:
- a CDS encoding SGNH/GDSL hydrolase family protein codes for the protein MNERTVRGVNAGLAGRLGRAAAFSLLAGTVGGAAVLAGEAFVARHRRYAEPELGLALRATIGRAEAPPLRLVLLGDSSALGVGVDRLEDTIGGQLAHLLAEGPTGRRVHLSSVGVSGSRSTDLATQVARSLLGERPDVALILIGANDATGLRRPSDAAAYLAAAVHRLREARVEVVVGTCPDLGAVRAIAPPLRQVVGWSGRRMARAQTTAVLDAGGSVVDLAAETGPVFRADAGTLCHDGFHPSADGYRVWAHALLPAVAAAATVATRR
- a CDS encoding acetyl-CoA C-acetyltransferase — encoded protein: MPIESSRDAVIVATARSPIGRAHKGSLRDVRSDDLAATIVQAALDKIPALDPTTIDDLYLGCGLPGGEQGFNMARVVSTLLGLDTVPGATLTRYCASSLQTTRMAMHAIRAGEGDVFVSAGVEMVSRYARGSSDGLPPEAQALVGGGWENPRFGAAGERSKQRAQGGAEVWTDPRETGDLPDIYLTMGQTAENLAQVYDVTRPDMDEFGVRSQNLAEKAIADGFWAREITPVTTPDGTVVSTDDGPRAGVTLDAVAGLKPVFRPDGRITAGNCCPLNDGAAAVVVMSAQRAEDLGLTPLARIVSTGVTALSPEIMGLGPVEASRQALRRAGMTIDDVDLVEINEAFAAQVIPSYRQLGIPEEKLNVMGGAIAVGHPFGMTGARITGTLLNALEWHDKTIGLETMCVGGGQGMAMVLERLS